Proteins encoded within one genomic window of Ottowia sp. SB7-C50:
- the moaC gene encoding cyclic pyranopterin monophosphate synthase MoaC, translated as MPTSSPLTHFDAQGQAHMVDVGAKPATHRVAVATGRIEMLPATLALIRSGTAKKGDVLGIARIAGIMAAKKTSDLIPLCHPLALSRVAIDLEAVDADGTSAAAVFCTATVETTGPTGVEMEALTAVQVALLTVYDMCKAADRGMTITGVRLLEKHGGKSGSWVGGDQGG; from the coding sequence ATGCCGACTTCTTCTCCCTTGACCCACTTCGACGCCCAGGGCCAGGCGCACATGGTGGACGTTGGCGCCAAGCCGGCCACGCACCGCGTGGCGGTGGCCACCGGTCGCATCGAGATGCTGCCCGCCACGCTGGCGCTGATCCGGTCGGGCACCGCGAAGAAGGGCGACGTGCTGGGCATCGCCCGCATCGCCGGCATCATGGCGGCCAAGAAGACGAGCGACTTGATCCCGCTGTGCCACCCGCTGGCGCTGTCGCGCGTTGCTATTGATCTGGAAGCTGTCGACGCAGATGGGACCAGCGCTGCAGCCGTTTTTTGCACCGCCACAGTGGAAACCACCGGCCCTACCGGCGTTGAGATGGAAGCGCTGACCGCCGTGCAGGTGGCGCTGCTCACCGTCTACGACATGTGCAAGGCGGCCGACCGCGGCATGACGATCACCGGCGTGCGCCTGCTGGAAAAGCATGGCGGCAAGTCGGGCAGCTGGGTGGGCGGCGATCAGGGCGGTTGA
- a CDS encoding O-antigen ligase family protein, with product MPFVPLCALLVALPWLWPFTLGPLSSMLPYLVSAGVAAVLLALWPRQPERAALAAATGWAAAAGVSALIALLQYFNREAPFYPWVNIAEPGQAFGNLRQPNQLATLLAIGLLALRWLRARGVLPWGAAAGVGALLLVALAATASRVGLVELLAVVALALWWGWRGGRSARRAALAAVGALTMFALAALALPWLLQDSEGLAGRALVDRLQHAESTCGSRLILYRNVLHLIALKPWLGWGWGELAYAHYTTLYDGPRFCHILDNAHNLPLHLAVELGVPAALLACAALVWAVWRGRPWAEANATRQLAWGVLAVIGIHSGVEYPLWYAPFQIAALILCVAALGQSRAPGRRRQLSK from the coding sequence ATGCCCTTCGTTCCCCTCTGCGCCTTGCTGGTGGCGCTGCCCTGGCTCTGGCCATTCACCTTGGGCCCGTTGTCGTCGATGCTGCCGTACCTGGTGTCGGCCGGCGTGGCGGCGGTGCTGCTGGCCCTGTGGCCGCGCCAGCCTGAGCGGGCGGCGCTGGCGGCGGCCACGGGGTGGGCGGCGGCGGCGGGGGTGAGCGCGTTGATCGCGCTGCTGCAGTACTTCAACCGCGAGGCGCCGTTTTACCCCTGGGTGAACATCGCAGAGCCGGGGCAGGCGTTTGGCAATCTGCGCCAGCCGAATCAGCTGGCGACGTTGCTGGCGATCGGACTGCTGGCCTTGCGCTGGCTGCGTGCGCGGGGCGTCTTGCCTTGGGGTGCGGCAGCGGGCGTGGGGGCGCTGTTGCTGGTGGCGCTGGCGGCGACGGCGTCGCGCGTGGGGTTGGTGGAGCTGCTGGCCGTGGTGGCGCTGGCGTTGTGGTGGGGCTGGCGCGGCGGCCGCTCAGCGCGCCGTGCGGCGCTGGCGGCGGTGGGGGCGCTGACCATGTTTGCGCTGGCGGCGCTGGCGCTGCCGTGGCTGCTGCAGGACAGCGAGGGGCTGGCCGGCCGCGCGCTGGTGGACCGCCTGCAGCATGCCGAATCGACCTGCGGCAGCCGGCTGATCCTGTACCGCAACGTGCTGCACCTGATCGCGCTGAAGCCGTGGCTCGGTTGGGGTTGGGGCGAGCTGGCCTACGCGCACTACACCACGCTGTACGACGGCCCGCGCTTTTGCCACATCCTGGACAACGCGCACAACCTGCCGCTGCACCTGGCGGTGGAGCTGGGCGTGCCGGCGGCGCTGCTGGCCTGCGCCGCGCTGGTTTGGGCGGTGTGGCGCGGCCGCCCGTGGGCCGAAGCGAATGCGACGCGGCAGCTGGCCTGGGGCGTGCTGGCGGTGATCGGCATCCACAGCGGGGTGGAATATCCGCTGTGGTACGCGCCGTTCCAGATCGCGGCGCTGATCCTGTGTGTGGCTGCTTTGGGCCAATCGCGCGCGCCAGGTCGGCGCAGACAGCTATCAAAATGA
- a CDS encoding Wzy polymerase domain-containing protein, with product MAAGSGVARGALAAGLLAAVAYAGWDYHRISQIYLPADERAAPYRADAMGHARRSWLYADAVRFADVTTRPAVRDNAAWMLPAALKSLHFSPEPRVITRVIESATLLGRDDVALAHLARFRAAFAQEHERWVQDNARRLEVARDQLKGASEAADAELSAGER from the coding sequence TTGGCCGCCGGGTCGGGCGTCGCGCGCGGGGCGCTGGCCGCGGGGCTGCTGGCCGCAGTGGCCTACGCCGGTTGGGACTACCACCGCATCAGCCAGATCTACCTGCCGGCCGACGAGCGCGCCGCGCCCTACCGCGCAGACGCCATGGGCCACGCGCGCCGCTCGTGGCTGTATGCCGACGCGGTGCGCTTTGCCGACGTCACCACGCGCCCGGCGGTGCGCGACAACGCCGCCTGGATGCTGCCGGCGGCGCTGAAGTCGCTGCACTTTTCGCCAGAGCCGCGGGTGATCACTCGCGTGATCGAAAGCGCCACGTTGCTGGGCCGCGACGACGTGGCGCTGGCGCATCTGGCCCGGTTTCGCGCTGCGTTTGCCCAGGAGCACGAACGATGGGTGCAGGACAACGCGCGACGGCTGGAAGTTGCGCGCGATCAGCTCAAGGGCGCGAGCGAGGCGGCGGACGCAGAGCTTTCTGCGGGCGAGCGCTGA
- a CDS encoding M48 family metalloprotease has product MALPAGAQLPGTSPPPATRGLPSLGDAGDMTPLEERKLGDTIIRELYRDPDYIDDPVVGEYVDGIWRALLAGARARGELPPELDERYAWTVLLGRDRTINAFALPGGYFGLHLGLVGTVASRDELASVLAHEMSHITQRHIPRLLGQEKRQTPLMLAAMVVGMIAASKNPQAGAALAVGGQAAVLQQQLNFSRDMEREADRIGYGVMTEAGFAGRGFVTMFEKLQAASRINDNGDWPYLRSHPLTTQRIADMQQRQQALGRGAPQADGAGPERAAAPAALPPDLEALMVAARARVLGRPGVDVLRTWAAEPEHAGFASQPLARRAGPLYAAALSHAQLRDLPRAQALATQLALAVAGDARAARQARLLQAELALQAGQPARVLELLPAAERPPARSDVSAQAGRATLLLRAQAQTRLGQGADAASVLQPWVSNHPRDAGAWQALAQAYAAQGQTLRALRAEGEVPMAQMDYAGAVDRWRAAQDFVRQSPGGAADLIEASIVDTRLRQGQELLRQQQLDERKRR; this is encoded by the coding sequence ATGGCCTTGCCGGCCGGCGCCCAACTGCCCGGCACCAGCCCCCCGCCCGCCACGCGCGGCCTGCCGTCGCTGGGCGATGCGGGCGACATGACGCCGCTGGAAGAGCGCAAGCTGGGCGACACCATCATCCGCGAGCTGTATCGCGACCCGGACTACATCGACGACCCGGTGGTGGGCGAGTACGTGGACGGCATCTGGCGTGCGCTGCTGGCCGGCGCGCGGGCGCGTGGCGAGCTGCCGCCCGAGCTGGACGAGCGCTACGCCTGGACGGTGCTGCTGGGCCGCGACCGCACCATCAACGCCTTTGCGCTGCCGGGCGGCTATTTCGGGCTGCACCTGGGGCTGGTGGGCACGGTGGCGTCGCGCGACGAACTGGCGTCGGTGCTGGCGCATGAGATGTCGCACATCACGCAGCGCCACATTCCGCGCCTGCTGGGGCAGGAAAAGCGCCAGACGCCGCTGATGCTGGCCGCCATGGTGGTGGGCATGATCGCCGCCAGCAAGAACCCGCAGGCTGGCGCCGCGCTGGCGGTGGGCGGACAGGCGGCGGTGCTGCAGCAGCAGCTGAATTTCTCGCGCGACATGGAGCGCGAGGCCGACCGCATCGGCTACGGCGTGATGACCGAAGCCGGCTTTGCCGGGCGCGGCTTCGTCACCATGTTCGAAAAGCTGCAGGCCGCCTCGCGCATCAACGACAACGGCGACTGGCCCTACCTGCGCAGCCACCCGCTGACGACGCAGCGCATCGCTGACATGCAGCAGCGCCAGCAGGCGCTGGGCCGCGGCGCGCCGCAGGCGGACGGCGCCGGCCCCGAGCGCGCCGCGGCGCCGGCCGCACTGCCGCCCGACCTGGAAGCGCTGATGGTGGCCGCGCGCGCCCGCGTGCTGGGTCGCCCCGGCGTCGACGTGCTGCGCACCTGGGCTGCCGAGCCCGAACACGCCGGCTTTGCCAGCCAGCCGCTGGCGCGCCGCGCCGGCCCGCTGTATGCCGCCGCCTTGTCGCACGCGCAGCTGCGCGACCTGCCGCGGGCGCAGGCGCTGGCCACGCAACTGGCGCTGGCCGTGGCGGGCGACGCGCGTGCCGCCCGCCAGGCGCGCCTGCTGCAGGCCGAACTGGCCCTGCAGGCCGGCCAGCCCGCGCGCGTGCTGGAGCTGTTGCCCGCCGCCGAACGCCCGCCCGCGCGCAGCGACGTGTCGGCCCAGGCCGGCCGCGCCACGCTGCTGCTGCGCGCCCAGGCACAGACGCGGCTGGGCCAGGGCGCCGACGCCGCCAGCGTGCTGCAGCCGTGGGTCAGCAACCACCCGCGCGATGCGGGCGCCTGGCAGGCGCTGGCGCAGGCGTACGCCGCGCAGGGGCAGACGCTGCGCGCCCTGCGCGCCGAAGGCGAAGTGCCCATGGCACAGATGGATTACGCCGGCGCGGTGGACCGCTGGCGCGCCGCGCAGGACTTCGTGCGCCAGTCGCCCGGGGGCGCGGCCGACCTGATCGAAGCCAGCATCGTCGACACCCGCCTGCGGCAGGGGCAGGAGCTGCTCAGGCAGCAGCAGCTGGACGAACGCAAGCGCCGCTGA
- a CDS encoding adenylate/guanylate cyclase domain-containing protein, translating to MAWTTLRRHRKRVLATALLALLALAHAAGLFSLPLLHRLDSALYDTRLRLTMPRGLDERVVIVDVDEPSLARLGQWPWNRARVAALVRELAERQQVAALGLDVVFAEPDGSSGLAHLQGLARGELQGDAGFVDWLRRAEPGLDHDRVLADTLRRAPAVLGYYFSSDRDGRRSGTLPPPVAPLAPAPPGMLQWNGYGSNIAALTQAARGAGFFNAVTDADGLLRAAPLVAAFDGGLYESLSLAMLRVGRGDPPLRTQRVGGQPGGPLATIVLGEGARPLRVRVDARGTALVPFRGPGGPRGGSFRYVSAIDVLEGRLAPGALKGRYVLLGFTAPALMDLRATPVGEVYPGVEVHANLISGMLDGRIAVRPDYAVGYEVVLLALLGVLLAFGLPMLPVSGALALGIAVLGGLLALDAGLYMGAGLVLPLASALALTLTALAVNMALGYFVESRAKRELAQQFATYVPPELVRQMVRNPERYSMQARAEELTVMFCDLHGFTTLSETMEPLALQALLNDVLTRLSHVIRAHHGTIDKYMGDCVMAFWGAPVPMPDHARRAVDAALAMIDALRQLNAERLARGEPPVAVGIGINTGVVSVGNMGSDLRRAYTVVGDAVNLAARLQDLTRLYGVDLVATQATVEHSAAGGHVWQELDRVRVRGRHQAVAIYTARAAEGAADAALQAELAEWQQTLSLWRAGRFGEFRSRLATLQQRHPDSRLLDLYAERLAARQDSASEADWDGTTVFGAKQTPVATSQRQDTQ from the coding sequence ATGGCCTGGACGACCCTCCGGCGCCACCGCAAGCGTGTGCTGGCCACGGCGCTGCTGGCGCTGCTGGCTCTGGCGCACGCCGCCGGCCTGTTCAGCCTGCCCCTGCTGCACCGGCTGGACAGCGCCTTGTACGACACGCGCCTGCGCCTGACCATGCCGCGCGGCCTGGACGAGCGCGTGGTCATCGTCGACGTCGATGAGCCGAGTTTGGCGCGCCTGGGCCAGTGGCCCTGGAACCGCGCGCGCGTGGCCGCCCTGGTGCGCGAACTGGCCGAGCGCCAGCAGGTGGCCGCGCTGGGCCTGGACGTGGTGTTCGCCGAGCCCGACGGCAGCTCGGGCCTGGCCCACCTGCAGGGCCTGGCGCGCGGCGAGCTGCAGGGCGACGCCGGTTTCGTCGACTGGCTGCGGCGCGCCGAGCCGGGCCTCGATCACGACCGCGTGCTGGCCGACACGCTGCGCCGCGCCCCGGCCGTGCTGGGCTACTACTTCAGCAGCGACCGCGATGGCCGCCGCTCCGGCACGCTGCCGCCGCCCGTGGCGCCGCTCGCACCGGCGCCGCCCGGCATGCTGCAATGGAATGGCTACGGCAGCAACATCGCCGCGCTGACCCAGGCCGCCCGCGGCGCCGGCTTCTTCAACGCCGTGACCGACGCCGACGGCCTGCTGCGCGCCGCGCCGCTGGTCGCCGCGTTCGACGGCGGCCTGTATGAATCCCTGTCGCTGGCCATGCTGCGCGTCGGCCGCGGCGACCCGCCCCTGCGCACCCAACGCGTCGGCGGCCAGCCGGGCGGCCCCCTGGCGACCATCGTGCTGGGCGAAGGCGCGCGCCCACTGCGCGTGCGCGTCGACGCGCGCGGCACCGCGCTGGTGCCCTTCCGGGGGCCGGGCGGTCCGCGCGGCGGCTCGTTTCGCTACGTCTCGGCCATCGACGTGCTGGAAGGCCGGCTCGCGCCCGGCGCACTGAAAGGCCGCTACGTCCTGCTGGGCTTCACCGCCCCGGCGCTGATGGACTTGCGCGCCACGCCGGTTGGCGAGGTCTATCCCGGCGTCGAAGTACACGCCAACCTCATCTCCGGCATGCTCGACGGCCGCATCGCCGTGCGGCCCGACTATGCGGTGGGCTACGAAGTGGTGTTGCTGGCGCTGCTGGGCGTCTTGCTGGCCTTCGGGCTGCCAATGCTGCCGGTGTCGGGCGCGCTGGCGCTGGGCATCGCCGTGCTGGGCGGCCTGCTGGCGCTGGACGCCGGCCTGTATATGGGCGCTGGGCTGGTGCTGCCGCTGGCCAGCGCGCTGGCGCTCACGCTCACGGCCCTGGCCGTCAACATGGCACTGGGCTATTTCGTCGAAAGCCGGGCCAAGCGCGAGCTGGCGCAGCAGTTCGCCACCTACGTCCCGCCCGAGCTGGTGCGCCAGATGGTGCGCAACCCCGAGCGCTACAGCATGCAGGCGCGCGCCGAAGAGCTGACGGTGATGTTCTGCGACCTGCACGGCTTCACCACCCTGTCCGAAACCATGGAGCCGCTGGCGCTGCAGGCGCTGCTGAACGACGTGCTGACCCGCCTCAGCCACGTCATCCGCGCGCACCATGGCACCATCGACAAGTACATGGGCGACTGCGTCATGGCCTTCTGGGGCGCCCCCGTGCCCATGCCCGACCACGCCCGCCGCGCCGTCGACGCCGCGCTGGCCATGATCGACGCCCTGCGCCAGCTCAACGCCGAACGCCTGGCGCGCGGCGAGCCGCCCGTGGCCGTCGGCATCGGCATCAACACCGGTGTCGTCTCGGTCGGCAACATGGGCTCGGACCTGCGCCGCGCCTACACCGTCGTCGGCGACGCCGTCAACCTGGCCGCCCGCCTGCAGGACCTCACGCGTCTGTACGGCGTTGACCTGGTCGCTACCCAGGCCACCGTGGAGCACAGCGCCGCCGGCGGCCACGTCTGGCAGGAGCTGGACCGCGTGCGCGTCCGAGGCCGCCACCAGGCCGTGGCCATCTACACCGCCCGCGCCGCTGAAGGCGCCGCCGACGCTGCGCTGCAAGCCGAACTGGCCGAGTGGCAGCAAACCCTGTCGCTGTGGCGCGCCGGGCGCTTTGGCGAATTCCGGTCACGGCTTGCCACGCTGCAGCAGCGCCACCCCGACAGTCGTCTGCTGGACTTGTATGCTGAACGGCTGGCGGCCCGGCAAGACAGCGCTTCAGAAGCCGACTGGGACGGAACGACGGTATTCGGCGCCAAGCAAACGCCAGTGGCCACGTCTCAGCGCCAAGATACCCAATAA
- a CDS encoding pilin: MKAIQKGFTLIELMIVVAIIGILAAIALPAYQDYTVRAKVSEAVIAASSAKSALSEGFQSDGLTGLSSVATSINATPFAQKASKYVVNYCVGATVLTPTAADCAATDNTLANWVVSVAVAATAGNGIPTGLNGNTVVFSPNVNGITPVATSQGAIDWACASVTNQAATGRGLANRVTGTLPAKYAPAECR; encoded by the coding sequence ATGAAAGCCATCCAAAAAGGTTTCACCCTGATCGAGTTGATGATCGTCGTGGCGATCATTGGTATCCTGGCCGCCATTGCGCTGCCGGCTTATCAGGACTACACGGTGCGTGCAAAGGTCAGCGAAGCCGTCATCGCGGCGTCCAGCGCCAAGAGCGCGCTGAGCGAAGGTTTTCAGTCCGATGGCTTGACCGGCCTGAGTTCGGTGGCAACGTCCATCAATGCGACCCCGTTTGCTCAGAAAGCGTCAAAGTACGTCGTCAACTATTGCGTCGGCGCTACAGTTTTAACCCCCACCGCTGCCGATTGTGCCGCTACAGATAACACGCTGGCCAACTGGGTGGTTTCGGTAGCAGTGGCTGCAACCGCTGGTAACGGTATTCCGACGGGCTTGAACGGAAATACCGTGGTGTTTTCGCCCAATGTCAATGGGATTACGCCGGTCGCCACGTCCCAAGGCGCTATTGATTGGGCATGCGCCAGCGTCACCAACCAGGCCGCAACGGGCCGCGGGCTGGCGAACAGGGTCACAGGCACGCTCCCTGCCAAGTATGCGCCGGCCGAATGCCGTTGA
- a CDS encoding phage holin family protein encodes MKLILKWLLSAAALLGVAYIYSGVTVASFGTAMIAALLIGLLNMLVRPVLVVLTIPVTLITLGLFLFVINALMFWAASGLVGGFHVAGFWAALIGSLIYSALGVLIDAVLER; translated from the coding sequence ATGAAGCTGATCCTGAAGTGGTTGCTGTCTGCCGCCGCGCTGCTGGGCGTGGCCTACATTTATTCGGGCGTCACGGTGGCGAGCTTCGGCACCGCCATGATCGCCGCGCTGCTGATCGGCCTGCTGAACATGCTGGTGCGGCCGGTACTGGTGGTGCTGACGATTCCGGTCACGCTGATCACGCTGGGCCTGTTCCTGTTCGTCATCAACGCGCTGATGTTCTGGGCGGCGTCGGGGCTGGTGGGCGGCTTTCACGTCGCCGGCTTCTGGGCCGCGCTGATCGGCTCGCTGATCTACTCGGCGCTGGGCGTGCTGATCGACGCCGTGCTGGAGCGCTGA